One Antiquaquibacter oligotrophicus genomic region harbors:
- a CDS encoding aldehyde dehydrogenase family protein produces the protein MSFLDYAPAPESTSVLNLQKSYGLFIDGQFVKGHGKPFATISPASEERIAEVANANAKDVDAAVAAARRAYDRTWSKLSGADRGKYLFRIARLIQERARELAVAESLDNGKPIKESRDVDVPLVAAWFFYYAGWADKLDYAGLGPNPRALGVAAQVIPWNFPLLMLAWKIAPALAAGNTVVIKPAETTPLSALIFAEILQQADLPAGVVNIVTGAGDTGEALVNHPDVNKVAFTGSTAVGRAIAKSVAGTGKKVTLELGGKAANIVFDDAPIDQAVEGIVNGIFFNQGHVCCAGSRLLVQESIHDEVVERLKARMSTLRLGDPLDKNTDIGAINSREQLDRIRELSDIGEAEGAERWSAPCEIPEKGFWFAPTIFTNVSTSSRIARDEIFGPVLSVLTFRTPAEAITKANNTPYGLSAGIWSDKGSKILAVADQLRAGVVWANTFNRFDPSSPFGGYKESGYGREGGRHGLAAYLEGGSW, from the coding sequence ATGAGTTTTCTGGACTACGCACCCGCGCCGGAGTCGACGAGTGTGCTGAACCTGCAGAAGAGCTACGGGCTCTTCATCGACGGGCAGTTCGTCAAGGGACACGGAAAGCCGTTTGCGACGATCTCGCCGGCCTCCGAGGAGCGTATCGCCGAGGTGGCGAACGCCAACGCCAAGGACGTGGATGCGGCCGTTGCCGCCGCGCGCCGCGCCTACGATCGCACCTGGTCGAAGCTCTCGGGCGCCGATCGCGGTAAGTATCTCTTCCGCATCGCGCGGCTCATCCAGGAGCGCGCGCGTGAGCTCGCGGTTGCCGAAAGCCTCGACAACGGCAAGCCCATCAAGGAGTCGCGGGATGTCGACGTCCCGCTCGTCGCCGCATGGTTCTTCTACTACGCGGGGTGGGCCGACAAACTCGACTACGCGGGGCTCGGTCCGAACCCTCGGGCGCTCGGCGTCGCCGCGCAGGTGATTCCGTGGAACTTCCCCTTGCTCATGCTCGCGTGGAAGATCGCCCCGGCGCTCGCGGCGGGCAACACGGTCGTGATCAAGCCGGCCGAGACCACACCACTGAGCGCACTCATTTTCGCTGAGATCCTGCAGCAGGCCGATCTCCCGGCCGGGGTCGTCAACATTGTGACGGGCGCGGGTGACACGGGCGAGGCCCTCGTGAATCATCCGGATGTCAACAAGGTCGCCTTCACCGGATCAACGGCGGTCGGTCGAGCCATCGCGAAGTCGGTGGCAGGAACCGGCAAGAAGGTCACGCTCGAGCTCGGTGGTAAGGCGGCGAACATCGTGTTCGACGACGCACCGATTGACCAGGCGGTCGAAGGCATCGTCAACGGCATCTTCTTCAACCAGGGCCACGTGTGTTGCGCCGGGTCCCGATTGCTCGTTCAGGAGAGCATCCATGACGAGGTCGTCGAGCGCCTCAAGGCCCGTATGTCGACACTCAGGCTCGGCGACCCGCTCGACAAGAACACCGACATCGGGGCGATCAACTCTCGCGAGCAACTGGACCGCATTCGTGAACTCAGCGATATCGGAGAAGCGGAGGGTGCCGAACGGTGGAGTGCGCCGTGCGAGATTCCCGAGAAGGGTTTCTGGTTCGCGCCGACGATCTTCACGAACGTCTCGACGTCGAGTCGCATCGCGCGCGACGAGATCTTCGGCCCGGTGCTCAGCGTTCTGACCTTCCGCACGCCAGCGGAGGCCATTACGAAGGCAAACAACACGCCGTACGGGCTGTCGGCGGGTATTTGGAGCGACAAGGGCTCCAAGATCCTCGCCGTGGCCGACCAACTCCGCGCGGGTGTTGTGTGGGCGAACACGTTCAACCGGTTCGATCCCTCGTCTCCGTTCGGCGGTTACAAGGAGTCCGGCTACGGCCGGGAGGGTGGCCGCCACGGCCTCGCCGCCTACCTCGAGGGAGGAAGCTGGTGA